The following nucleotide sequence is from Brachyspira suanatina.
ATCATATACTTACTAATCATTTTGAAATGCATTTTCTTGAATTACAGAAATATTTATCTAGTAATTCAAATCTTAAAGAAGAATTAGATGCTTGGTTTTATTTTTTAACAATCAAAGAAAAAATAGAAAAAATGGAGGAAATTATGGATATATTAGTTAAAAAAAATCCTATAATGAAAGAAGTTTATGATGAGTATAATAAGTTTGCAGATACAAAAGATTTATTTGAAAATTATGCAGAATATGAGAAGAATTATTTTGACATACTTGCATTAAGTGAAGAGAGAATAAGAGGAAGAGAAGAAGGTATAAAAGAAACCCAAATATCAATGGCTAGAAATATGAAAAATAAGAATATGGATATAAAGCTTATTAGTGAATTAACAGGATTAAGTATAGAAGAAATAGAGAAGTTATAATACTAATTATTGCTAGCGATAAACTCGCTTAAATGTAGCTTAAAACTAAAATCATCAGCCATTGGCTTATCGATTAAAAAATTAATAAGATAATTTATATATAATTTTTATTGATAAAATATTATTAATAAAATCAAAAATGTATTAATATAAACTTATAATTCATTATATTTTTTGTATATAGTATAAAGTTTTTTTATAGGATTGAAAATGAAAGATAATAAAAACTATTATACTATAATACCTTCAGCCGTAAGATACGATAAAAGATTAAAGCCATTATCAAAATTAATTTATGGTGAAATTACAGCACTTACCAATGATAAAGGTTACTGCTGGGCTAATAATAATTACTTCGCTGAAATTTATTCTGTGAGTAAGGATACAATTTCAAGAGCAGTAAGACAGTTAGAAGAATATAATTATATAAAATGCATTTATGATAAAACTAAGCAGAATAATGAAAAAAGAAAAATATATTTAAATAAAAAATTAAGTATATCAAAAATGCCTATACGGTGTAGTAAAAATTCTACAGACGGTATAGACAAAAAAGTCGAAGATAATAATAAAGATAATAACTTAAATAATAAAGAAAGTGAATCAGATAATAAAAAAGATAATATAAATAAAATAGATAAAAAAATAAATTCTCTCTCTAATAGTTTTGATTCATTTGTTAATGAGCTTATTAATACTTTTAATTTTCTTACAGGAAGCAAAGCTATTAAATTGTATCAAGTACATTCTTTTAAAACTAAATACAAACAGGAAGAAATAAAATCTATTTTCGATGATAGAAAATTTGATTGGAAGGAATGTATTAATTTAGCCAAGCAAAAAGTTAAAGACAAAGATAATTTATCAGGTATATGGCTTGATTTTCTAAGCTATTTAAAAATTTACTTGATTAAAGGCGACAGAGAAAACACTATTAAAAGACATTACAGTAAAGAAGAATTGATAAAAAGAGAAGAGAAGATTAAAGAAATAGAGCTAATTAAAATGCAGAAGGAAAGGGAGGAGAAATTAAAATTGCTTGAAGAAGAAAAAAGACTAGGCTTTGATAAGATGACTGAAGATGAGATTATTGAGTTTACTAAAAGAAATTTGATGTTTTTGAAGCATGCTTGATTATAATAAAATCTAAAAAATATCATTAATAGTAATTGAAATAATTTTATTTTGTTATATAATATTATAAAAAATTAGGGGAGCTTAAAAGCTGAGAGTAAGTTTAATAACTTAGACCCTTATAACCTGTTGGATAATGCCAGTGTAGGGAAATATTTTATTATCGAATAAGTTTTCTAAAATTATTTTCTTTTTAATTCTTATACACTCATTATTTTCATTAAGGTTTCTCTAAAATATTAATTTATATTTAAGGAAATTTTTATGGATAATGTTTCAAATTCTGAAAGTGTTTTAAACAGTAATGATTTAGCTAATATTAAATTTAGTAAATCAATTTATTTAAAGTTTATCATACTTAGTTTTATTGGTATATTTATGCTATTTATACCAATTAAAATAGGCGATGTTAAATCAATACCTATAGATCATTTAGTAAGTTTTATAAGAAAAATTCCTTTTGTAGATCCTTACTATGGTATATTGATAACTATGTTCGGCGGTATATATCCTTTTATAAATAAGTCTTGGAATAAAAATAAAACTGAAATAGTATTTTCATTTATTAAACTTACATCAATACCGTTTATTATAATGGCATATTTTGGATTAGGACCTGCTGATTTTCATAAACCTAATATGCTTCTTTTTTCTTATAATCTGCTCACTCAAATAGCATTGATTAATAGTATAGGTTTTATATTCTTATCATTTTTGGTAGATTATGGGCTTATGTCATTTGCCGGTATATTTATGAGATGTATAATGAAGCCTATATGGAAAACTTCTGGAAGATCATCTTTAGATGCTATAGCTTCATTTGTAGGAAGTTATTCTATTGCTCTTTTAATGACAAGTAAAGTTTATAAGAAAGGTTTTTATTCTAAAAAAGAAGCCTGTATAATAGCTACAGGATTTTCTACAGTTTCAACTACTTTTATGATAGTTGTTGCTAAGATGTTTAATGTTATAGATAAATGGAATATATATTTTTTTGGTACTATGTTAATAACATTTATAGTAACTGCTATAACTGTAAGACTTTATCCGTTAAGAAATAAACCTAGCGACGGATATATGGATAAAGAGGTTGTGGAAGAGCCTATATATAGAGGAGGAAATATTTTTAAACTGGCATTGAATGAAGCTGCTGAAGTTGCCAGTCATTCAGATAGTGTGCTAAATAGTGTTGTTAAGAATCTTAAAGAAGGACTTATAGTTTCTATTTCAGTAATGCCTAATTTTATGGCTATAACATTTATAGGTCTTTTAATAGTTAATTATACTCCTGTGTTTGATGTTATAAGCTATATATTTTTACCTGTTACTAAATTGCTTGGACTTGGAGATGAGGCTTATATAGTGGCAAAGGCTTGTTCTGTTACATTAGTTGAAATGTCATGTTCTTCAAGTATTGTAATGTATACTAGTCAATTTGCTAAGTCTATTGTTGCTGTGGTATGCGTTGCTGAGATTTTATATTTTGCTGCACCTATTCCTGTAATATTGGCTGTAGGAATACCTATAAAGATAAGAGATATGATGATAATATGGGTTGAGAGAATAATACTTTCATTGTTATTCGCTGTGCCTTTTGCATATTTCTTTCTCAGTTGATAATTAGTATATAATAAGTGGGAGATTAATTATGAAATACTATATTATAGATTCTTTTGCTGACGAGGTTTTCAAAGGTAATCCTACAGCCGTTTGTATATTAGAAAAAAATATTTCTCATAAACTTATGCAAAATATTGCTATGGAGAATAATATTTCAGAAACGGTTTTCACTATAAAGAATGGAAATAATTATGATGTGTATTGGTTTACTCCGAAATGTGAAATAGATTTCTGCGGACATGCCGTACTTGCTGTGGCTTATGCTATATTAAATTTTGCTGAAAAAGAATCTAATGAGGTGAGTTTAAATACTAAAGAGGGTATATTAACTATTAGAAAAAAAGATGAACTATATGAGATGGATACTCCTAATTATGATTTAAAGCCTATAGAAATTACATCAGATATAATAGAAGCAATAGGAGGAATAAAACCTTTAGAGGCTTATATAGGACGTGATATTGTATGCGTATTAGAAGATGAAAATCAGGTTATAAATGTAAAACCCAATTTAGAAATTATAAAGAAATTAGACGGACTTTTATTTCATATAACATCTGATGTAAAATATAAAGAAAATAATCAATATGACAGCATCACTAGAACTTTCGGTCCGAAATTGGACGCAGATGAAGTTGATGTATGCGGATCTGGGCATTGTCATATTATACCTTTGCTTTCAAAGAAATTGAATAAAGATTATTTTACTGCATTTCAGGCTTCTCCAAGAACAGGAGTTTTATATTGCGATATTAAAAATAATAAATTAAAAATAGCCGGAAAGGCATGTTTATATTGTGTTTCAGAGATTTTTATTTAAATTATAAGGAGTTATAAAATGAGTACATTACAAGAAGAAATATTTAATTCAATAAAAGAAATGAAAAGTAAAAGTCCATTAGTTCATAATATTACTAATTTTGTAGTTATGCAAATTACAGCTAATGCATTGCTTGCTGTGGGAGCTTCTCCTGTGATGACATTCGAGAAAGAAGAGTTTGAAGATATGCTTTCTATTGCTTCATCGCTCGTTGTTAATATTGGTACATTGACTAAAACTTCTATTGAAGCTATGCATAAGGCTTGCGAAACAGCAAATAAAAAAAATGTTCCTTTCGTGCTTGACCCAGTGGGAGCAGGTGCTACAAAATTGAGAACTAAAACTGCTATTGATTTGATTAAAAATTATAATCCTAAAGTTGTCAGAGGAAATGCTTCTGAAATAATGGTGCTTGCCGGAGAGAGTATAAAAACTAAAGGTGTAGACAGTACTGCTAATGTTAATATGGCACTTGAGGCAGGTAAGCATTTAGCCAAAGAATATAATACAGTTGTAAGTATAAGCGGTGAAACTGATATTATAACAGACGGAAATAAAGTTTTATATGTTAGCGGAGGTTCTCCTTTAATGCCTGTTAATACTGGTATGGGATGTACATCTACTGCTATAACAGGTGCTATGCTTGCGGTTGCCGAGCCTTTGATTGCCGCTTCTTCAGCTATGTGCATAATGGCTTCAGCTGGTGAAAAAGCTTCGAAGAAATGTGAAGGTCCTGCTAGTTTTGCTGTTGCTTTTATAGATGAGCTTTATAAACTTGATATTAATGATGCTGCCAATAGGGTAAAGGAATAAATATAAATAATAGTGGGAGTTTTTTGATTAAGCAATGGGCTTGAATATATTATTTAAGTTCATTGCTTTTTCTTTTATAATTTATTTTAGTATATATAAATATTTAGAAATTATCATTATTAATGCATAAATATTATTTAAACAATGGAATTAATAAAATAACTCCATTGTTTATTTTTTATTTAGTCTTTAATTTTGGATGCCATTATATTAGCTACTATTGAACCAGATATATTATGCCATACACTAAATATTGCTCCGGGTACTGTTGCTAATGCCATTGAAGCAAAATGAGTTGCAGCAAGTGAAGTTGCAAGTCCTGAGTTTTGCATTCCGACTTCTATTGATACAGCTTTACATTTAGCATTATTTAATCTGAATAATTTTCCTAATAAATAACCAAGCAAATAACCCAAACAATTATGAAGTATAACTACTATTATAACTAAATATCCAACCTGCATTAATCTTTGTGAGTTTGCTGATACAACGGCAGCTACTATTGCTACAATAGCAAGTACTGATATTAAAGGAAGTATTTCTTTTATGCTGTTTGTAAACTTATAAAAGAATTTATTTATTATGAAGCCCAAAGCTATAGGAAGTATAACAACCTGTACTATTGATACAAACATACTAACAGCATTAACATCTACCTTTTGTCCTGCATATAATAAAGTGAGTAATGGAGTTGCAAAAGGTGCAAGTATAGTTGATACTGAAGTCATACCCACAGATAAAGCCACATCGCCTTTAGCTAAGTATGTCATAACATTTGATGAAGTTCCTCCAGGACAAGTACCTACAAGTATTACTCCTACAGCAAGTTCAGGAGGAAGTTTGAATGCAATAGAAAGAAGAAATGCAAGTAAAGGCATTATAGTAAATTGTGCTATAGCTCCTATTATGATATCTTTCGGTCTTGTGAATACCACTTTAAAATCTTCAAGCTTTAATGTAAGCCCCATACCGAACATTACTATCATCAAGAGATAGTTAACATAACTTGTCTTTATAAAGCTTACTGTCTTTGGAAAGAATAATGATACAGCAGCTACTATTAATACTATCACAGCCATATACTTACCAAAGAAATTACTTATTTGTTTTAATGTTTTCATTTTTTTATCCTTTTTATAAATTATTTATTGTTTATTATTAAAATCTTCTAAATCGATTATAGCCTTTAATATCATTTCTTTATCAACCTTATACGGACTCATATTCAAGTCTTTGCCGGCAAGGGCTACTTCCAAAGCATTATTAAGTTCTTCATCTTCTAAACTTGCTTTATTTATTCCTATATCTTTTAAGCATGTTGGAAGAGATATAGATTTATTGAATCTGAAAATATTCTCTCTTTCTTCATATTGTTTGTCCATAGTGAGAAGTAATAATATGCCATAAGATACCAATTCACCATGAAGCAAATTATCTCCTATTCTTTTTACTTTTGTAAGTCCATGATGCATGCCATGTGCTAAAGATATATGATAATCATCTTTAGCCATTACTGATGTTAAGCCCGTTGTATATATTATATGAAGTATTAGTCTATTCAAAACTTCAGTAACTTTTTTATTTTGAAAATCGTTTATAGCTTCTGAATAATGTTTTAATATATCATTAGAACAGTTTTTTATTATCTCTACTGCTAAGAAATTTTTATAATTTAAATTCTCATTTCTTGTTGAGAATAATGATTCATACTGTTTAGAAACTGCATTACCTATACCGGCTCTGAAATAATTTTCAGGTGAATTTAATATGATATCAGTATTTATAAATGTATGTAAAGGAGGCCTTTTATCACTAAACATTTTTTTGAAGCTTCCGTCATTATTATAAACAACAGAAAGACTAGTTACAGCAGCACAATTTGAAGCCAATGTAGGAAAAGTAAATATAGGCTTATTTATAGTATGTGCTAAAACTTTTGAGGTATCTAATGATCTTCCTCCTCCTACAGCAAATATCATATCAGCATCTATTACTGCTTTCTTCTCTTTGAGGAAATCAACATTTTCAAAAGTGGATTTATCTCCGTAATGGAACATTCCTGTTATGGTTATATCTTTTGTATTATTTAATATTGCCTCTATTGATGCTTGAATAGATTTTTTACCTGATATTATAACAGCTTTTTTACCATAATTTGAACATATACTATATATATCTTTATAAGCATCGCTTCCTATACTAAAGTTAGGCAGAAATAAATTTTCTATACTCATTTTTTTATCCTTTAATTAATATTATTTTTTATTATTGTTATTTACTTTTTAAGTGATAAATTAGCATCTATTTTTATACTAACTTATCACTAATAAATTTTATTCTCTTGTTCTTGCCGCCATTATATTAGCAACTATTGAACCTGATATACAATGCCATACGCTTCCTATAGCACCAGGTACAGCAGCCAAAGCCATATAAGCAAAATGTGTTGAAGCTAATGATGAAGCTAATCCTGCATTTTGCATACCAACTTCTATAGATATAGTTTTGCATTTAGCATTATTGAATTTGCATACCTTTCCTAAGAAATAGCCAAGCATATAACCTAAAGTATTATGTATTATTATTACTATAACTACCAAGTGACCAACCTGCATAAGTCTTTGAGAGTTTGCAGATACTACAGCAGCTACTATTGCCACAACTGCCACTACTGATATTAAAGGAAGTACATCTTTGAAGTGATCAACAAATTTATGAAAGAATTTATTTATTATAAATCCTAATACTATAGGAAGTATAACAACCTGAAGTATTGATATAAACATGCTAACTGCATTAACATCTATTTTTTCACCAGCATAGAGTAGGGTAAGAAGCGGAGTTGCTAAAGGTGCAAGTATAGTTGATACAGAAGTCATACCCACCGACAAAGGCACATCACCTTTAGCTAAATAGGTTATAACATTTGATGATATTCCTCCAGGACAAGTACCAACAAGTATTACGCCTATAGCAAGTTCAGGAGGAAGTCTGAAAGCTAAAGAAAGTAAAAATGCAAGTAATGGCATTATAGTGAATTGTGCTATTGCTCCTATTGCTATATCTTTTGGTCTTGTGAATAATACTTTAAAATCTTCAACTTTTAATGTTATACCCATGCAGAACATTGCTGTCATAAGAAGATAGTTAACATAAGTTGTTTTTATGAAGCTTACAGATTTTGGGAAGAATAAAGATACTGCTGCTACAACCAATACTATAACTGACATATATTTACCGAAGAAATTACTTATTTGTTTTAATGTTTTCATTTTTAATTATCCTTTTTTATAATTTTATTTATTGTTATTTATTTTGTTGTTTTTATTTTTAATATTGTTTTCAAAATTAATTTTTAATAATCATACTTTTCTCCTTTAAAAAATTTTATTTAAAATAAATTTAGTCTAAGCTTATATCAGCTATAAACTAAACGATTTTTATCCTGGCTTAAAAGATAGATATTCAAGCAGTCTGTAATATTAATTTTTTATAATGACTTTTAGATTATTAGATTAATAGTGCTTATTTGATGTTATAGAATTAAGAATAATATCTATAACATCAATTTATTTTTTAATTTTAATTATTTTAATACAGCACCAGTATTAGCAGACTGAACAAGTTTTCTATATCTTCCAAGCCAGCCTCTAATTTCTTCTAAAGGTTTAATAGGAATCTCTTTTCTTCTTTTGTCCATTTCTTCATCAGAGATTTCTAAATTGATTTTATGATTAGGAATGTCTATACTTATGATGTCATTTTCTTTTATGAATGCTATTTCTCCGCCGCTTGCAGCTTCAGGTGAAACGTGTCCTATAGATGCACCTCTTGAAGCTCCTGAGAATCTTCCGTCAGTTATCAAAGCAACATCTTTATCTAGTTTCATACCAGCAAGTGCAGAAGTAGGGTTTAACATCTCACGCATACCCGGTCCGCCTTTTGGACCTTCATATCTTATAACAACAACATCGCCTTTATTTATTTTACCGGCATATATAGCAGCTATTGCAGATTCTTCGCTGTCAAATACTCTTGCAGGTCCTTTATGTACAAGCATTTCATCAGCAACAGCAGAACGTTTAACAACGCATCCGTCTTTAGCTATATTTCCCCAAAGTATTGCTATACCGCCTGTTTTACTGTAAGGGTTTTCTATATTTCTTAAAACATTATTGTTTTTATTAACAGCATCTTTTATATTTTCAGCTATTGTTTTACCTGTAGCAGTTAATAGAGAAGTGTTTATAAATCCGCCTTTATCAAGCTCTTTCATAACAGCAGGTATTCCGCCGGCTTTGTATAAGTCTTCTATATAGTTATGTCCGGCAGGTGCTAAATGACAAAGATTAGGAGTGCGGTCGCTTACTTCATTTATGATTTTTAAGTCTAATTCTATTCCTGCCTCATTAGCTATAGCAAGTAAGTGAAGTACGCTATTTGTAGAACAGCCTAATGCCATATCAACAGCAAGTGCATTTTTGAAAGATTCAGGAGTTATTATATCTAAAGGTTTTATATCTTTTTTTAATAATTCCATAACCTGCATACCGGCTTTCTTAGCAAGTAATGTTCTAGCAGAATAAACAGCAGGTATTGTTCCGTTTCCAGGTAAAGCTATACCTAATGCCTCAGAAAGACAGTTCATACTATTAGCAGTGTACATACCGGCACAAGAACCGCAGCTAGGACAAGTATTTTGAGCAAAATCTTCTAATTCAGCATCATTTATAAGATTAGCTTTTTTAGCTCCAACAGCCTCGAATATATTTGATAAGCTTACTCTGTCATCTCCATGATCACCAGGAAGCATAGCACCACCGCTTATTACTATTCCAGGTATATTCATTCTCAAAAGTCCCATTATCATACCAGGAACTATTTTATCGCAGTTAGGAACAAGAACTACTCCGTCTAATCCATGAGCTATAACCATACTTTCAACAGAATCAGCTATTAATTCTCTTGAAGGAAGTGAATATTTCATTCCTAAATGTCCCATAGCTATTCCGTCGCAAACTCCTATTGCAGGTATAAGTATTGGAGTACCTCCTCCTATTAATACACCAGCTTTAACAGCCTGAGAAAGTTTATCAAGATGTATATGTCCAGGTACAATTTCACTATATGCAGAAATAATTCCAATCAGAGGTCTTTTTAATTCTTCATCTGTATATCCCATAGAATAGAATAAAGATCTGTTTGGTGCTCTTTCATCACCTTTTAAAACTCTATCGCTTCTTAAAGAACTATTTTCTCTGAAACCCATAATTATTTCTCCATTTAATAAAAATTGTTAAAAATATACCAATGCATTCTATTAGTAGAATGATAAAAAATCAAGCATTTTTTTTTGATTTTTATAATTAAATTTTTATATGCTTGTATTTTTTACTTTTTTATTATATATTATTTAACTGTAGGGTTTTATTTTGTAGCCTTATTAAAATATCTTTATAAAAATTTTTTTTTCTTCTGTATAAAGAATTTTAGTTGGAGTTATCAATGTTTAAAAAAGTCGGATTGAAATTTCAAATCACAGCCATTATATTAGTTCCTATTATAATAATTATTATATTAGCAAATACCATAATTATGTTGTATGTAGGTAGAATAACTAAAAATTTATCTTATAAAATATTAGAGGAAACTTCGTTAAAAGAAGCTAATAATATAAAATTTAATATAGAAAAACATCTATATAATGTTATGGGGCTTAAGGTTAATATAGAAAATATTTATAATAGAGGAATAAGAGATAGAGCAAGTTATAAACAGTTAACTTCAGTATTTTTTAATAGCCTTCCTGATGATATAAATGGTTTATCCATAGCTTTTGAACCTAATTCCTTAGATAATGATGCAGATTATACCAATTCAGAATATATAGCTGCTAATGGAAGATTTAATTATTATATATCGAGAAACGGAGAAGCATATTTAGGTTTAGATACTTTTAATGTAGATTATTATACAGAACCTAAAAGAACAGGGTCTGTATATGTATCTGGGGTTTATAATTCTACAGTTAATACTGATACAGTATTATTTACATTATGTATTCCTATAATGCCTAATAATAAATTTATAGGCGTTATTTATGTTGATATATTTGTTGATTCTGTTGTTGCTTTATTAGGAAATATTAATATATTTGAAGATACAACTGTTGCCTTATATGATCAAAATGGACTTGTAGTATATGATAGTTATAATATGGATAATGTATCTAAAAATGTTTATGAAGTATATCCTCATTATGAAGATTATAATGTTTTAGATAATATTAAAAATGGTAAATCATTAATGATAGAGGGATATAGTGATGTTTCTAAGGAAAGTCTTTTATATGCATTTACACCAATAGAGATATCTAAAGGTGTTTATTGGTTTTTAGAATTAGCTTCTTCAAAAAATGTAGTATTGAAGGATAGTATTGTTATGAGAAATGTTCTTCTTATAATTTTGATTTTGATAATTGTTGTACTATTCTTAATTATTCCATATATTATAGGAAGAAAGGTTTCAAATATAATAAATGAATTATCTAGAGATATTTTAGCTATGGCTGAAGGTGATTTAACTAGAGAAATACCTAAAGGATTTGAAAAAAGAAGTGATGAATGGGGCGATATAGCAAGAGGCTGGGATAAGGCTATGAAAAATTTTAATAATGTAATAAATACTGTTAAAAATTCAGCAGAGCAAGTTTCTACAGCAGCAAATGAAGTTTTAATAGGAAATAATGATTTATCACAAAGAACAGAATCTCAAGCCTCTAGTTTGGAAGAGACAGCAGCATCTATGAATGAAATGGCTAGTGCTATTAAAGAATCTGCTGAAAATGTATCTACTAGTACAAATATGGTATCAGAAGCTAAAGAACATTTAATCAAGGCTGGTAATATTGTAGAGGATAGTGTAAGCAAGATGAATGATGTTTATGAGTCTAGTAATAAAATTATGGATATTACTAAACTTATAGAAGGAATTGCATTTCAGACAAATATACTTGCTTTGAATGCCTCTGTAGAAGCAGCACGTGCCGGAGATCAGGGAAGAGGTTTTGCTGTTGTTGCAAGCGAGGTAAGAAATCTAGCACAAACTACGCAGGAATCAGTAAAAAATATTACTTCATTGATAACAGACAGTAATGAAAAAATAAATTTAGCTGCTAAGAGTGTTCAAGAGTCAAAAGAAATATTCGATGAAATTTCAGATAAAATGGACAAGGCTTCATCTTTGATGGATAGAATAAATATAGCTGCTCAGGAACAAGAAAAAGGAATAGAGCAAATCAATATAGCTATAAGTAATATGGATGGTGCTGTTCAAAAAAATGCTGCTTTAGTTACTGAGGCTACTTCTGCTTCTGAATCATTACTTAGTGAGGCTAATGAATTAGTGAGATCTATAGAGTATTTCAAATTAAAATTCTAATTTAAATATAATTGTTATATATGTTTCATAATATCCTGATGCTGTATTAAAAAATATAGTATTAGGATATTTTTATAATGTAAATATATTGTTTTAAATGTTAGAGTAGTATAAAATAATGTTAGATAAATCTAAAAAAGGAGTTTATTATGCCTATAATAAAAGAAGAAACAGTAAAATTATTAAATGATCATTTAAATGAAGAGCATTATTCAGCAAATCTTTATTTTAATATGGCTGGTTGGTGTGAGAAGCAGGGGCTTAAAGGATGCAGTAAATTTTTATATAACCATTCATCAGAAGAGCATACTCATTTAGAAAAATTTAGAGAATATATTAATAAAGCCGGAGGTCAAGCTATAATGGGAGAGATGAAAGCTCCTGAATGTAACTTTCATTCTGTGGCAGAGTTATTTGAGAAAGTAATTAAGCATGAAGAGTATATTACTAATTGCATCAATAAATTAGTTGGTATAGCAATGGATAATAAAGATTATGTAACATTGAAGTTTTTGGAATGGTTTGTTGAAGAACAGCTTGAGGAAGAAGAACTATTTAATGATATTATCAAAAAAATAAAAATCCTAGGAGATTTAGAAGGAAGAAATCTCTATACATTTGATAAGTTTGTAGGTAATTTAGATACTCAGGAACATAACTCATAAGCTTTAATATATAGCATTTTAATATACTGCCTATTTCATGATTTTTATTAATAAATTATGAAATAGGTATTTTTGATGATATTATAAATTAAAGCATTAATAT
It contains:
- the ilvD gene encoding dihydroxy-acid dehydratase — translated: MGFRENSSLRSDRVLKGDERAPNRSLFYSMGYTDEELKRPLIGIISAYSEIVPGHIHLDKLSQAVKAGVLIGGGTPILIPAIGVCDGIAMGHLGMKYSLPSRELIADSVESMVIAHGLDGVVLVPNCDKIVPGMIMGLLRMNIPGIVISGGAMLPGDHGDDRVSLSNIFEAVGAKKANLINDAELEDFAQNTCPSCGSCAGMYTANSMNCLSEALGIALPGNGTIPAVYSARTLLAKKAGMQVMELLKKDIKPLDIITPESFKNALAVDMALGCSTNSVLHLLAIANEAGIELDLKIINEVSDRTPNLCHLAPAGHNYIEDLYKAGGIPAVMKELDKGGFINTSLLTATGKTIAENIKDAVNKNNNVLRNIENPYSKTGGIAILWGNIAKDGCVVKRSAVADEMLVHKGPARVFDSEESAIAAIYAGKINKGDVVVIRYEGPKGGPGMREMLNPTSALAGMKLDKDVALITDGRFSGASRGASIGHVSPEAASGGEIAFIKENDIISIDIPNHKINLEISDEEMDKRRKEIPIKPLEEIRGWLGRYRKLVQSANTGAVLK
- a CDS encoding methyl-accepting chemotaxis protein; protein product: MFKKVGLKFQITAIILVPIIIIIILANTIIMLYVGRITKNLSYKILEETSLKEANNIKFNIEKHLYNVMGLKVNIENIYNRGIRDRASYKQLTSVFFNSLPDDINGLSIAFEPNSLDNDADYTNSEYIAANGRFNYYISRNGEAYLGLDTFNVDYYTEPKRTGSVYVSGVYNSTVNTDTVLFTLCIPIMPNNKFIGVIYVDIFVDSVVALLGNINIFEDTTVALYDQNGLVVYDSYNMDNVSKNVYEVYPHYEDYNVLDNIKNGKSLMIEGYSDVSKESLLYAFTPIEISKGVYWFLELASSKNVVLKDSIVMRNVLLIILILIIVVLFLIIPYIIGRKVSNIINELSRDILAMAEGDLTREIPKGFEKRSDEWGDIARGWDKAMKNFNNVINTVKNSAEQVSTAANEVLIGNNDLSQRTESQASSLEETAASMNEMASAIKESAENVSTSTNMVSEAKEHLIKAGNIVEDSVSKMNDVYESSNKIMDITKLIEGIAFQTNILALNASVEAARAGDQGRGFAVVASEVRNLAQTTQESVKNITSLITDSNEKINLAAKSVQESKEIFDEISDKMDKASSLMDRINIAAQEQEKGIEQINIAISNMDGAVQKNAALVTEATSASESLLSEANELVRSIEYFKLKF
- a CDS encoding ferritin; this translates as MPIIKEETVKLLNDHLNEEHYSANLYFNMAGWCEKQGLKGCSKFLYNHSSEEHTHLEKFREYINKAGGQAIMGEMKAPECNFHSVAELFEKVIKHEEYITNCINKLVGIAMDNKDYVTLKFLEWFVEEQLEEEELFNDIIKKIKILGDLEGRNLYTFDKFVGNLDTQEHNS